A DNA window from Brenneria izadpanahii contains the following coding sequences:
- a CDS encoding bifunctional 4-hydroxy-2-oxoglutarate aldolase/2-dehydro-3-deoxy-phosphogluconate aldolase, producing the protein MKNWKTSAEQILTAGPVVPVIVVNKLEHAVPMAKALVAGGVRVLELTLRTDCAIDAIRAIAKEVPEAIVGAGTVTNPQQLADVTEAGAQFAISPGLTESLLKAATAGSIPLIPGISSVSELMLGMDYGLREFKFFPAEANGGVKALQAIAGPFAQIRFCPTGGISPKNYRDYLALKSVLCVGGSWLVPNDALESGDYARITELAREAVAGAKA; encoded by the coding sequence ATGAAAAACTGGAAAACGAGCGCGGAACAAATTTTGACTGCGGGCCCGGTCGTTCCTGTTATTGTGGTTAACAAGCTGGAGCACGCGGTGCCGATGGCAAAAGCCCTGGTCGCAGGAGGCGTTCGCGTTCTGGAACTGACGCTGCGTACCGACTGCGCCATAGACGCCATCCGCGCCATTGCTAAAGAAGTTCCTGAAGCGATTGTCGGCGCCGGTACGGTAACCAATCCCCAGCAATTGGCCGACGTGACTGAAGCCGGCGCGCAATTCGCCATCAGCCCAGGGCTGACCGAATCTTTGCTGAAAGCGGCAACCGCAGGCAGCATTCCGTTAATTCCGGGGATCAGCTCCGTATCTGAACTGATGCTGGGCATGGATTATGGCTTGCGTGAGTTCAAGTTCTTCCCGGCGGAAGCCAATGGCGGCGTGAAAGCGTTGCAGGCGATTGCCGGACCGTTTGCGCAGATCCGTTTCTGTCCGACCGGGGGAATTTCGCCGAAGAATTACCGTGATTACCTGGCGCTGAAAAGCGTACTGTGTGTCGGCGGTTCCTGGCTGGTGCCGAATGATGCGCTGGAAAGCGGCGACTACGCGCGTATCACCGAATTGGCGCGTGAGGCCGTTGCCGGGGCGAAAGCGTAA
- a CDS encoding DUF4282 domain-containing protein, which translates to MFGFDRLITPKIISILYVITVVLLLFAAVVQFMSGGVSAAIGFIVIAIFSRIFFECIMIAFKNNEYLRRIAESLEKDKIQP; encoded by the coding sequence ATGTTTGGTTTTGACAGGCTCATAACACCTAAGATCATCAGCATTCTCTATGTTATTACCGTTGTTCTGCTGCTTTTCGCGGCTGTGGTCCAATTTATGTCAGGCGGCGTGTCAGCAGCAATAGGGTTTATTGTGATAGCTATTTTCTCTCGTATATTCTTTGAATGCATTATGATCGCATTCAAAAATAACGAATATCTTCGCCGTATTGCTGAGTCGCTGGAAAAAGATAAAATTCAGCCGTAA
- a CDS encoding S9 family peptidase, giving the protein MTAPKAAKRPYPLTIHNDTRIDNYYWLRDDERADPEVLDYLQQENSYSSAIMASYDGLKQSLYEEMVARIPSEDMSVPYVRNGYRYQSRYEPGKEYPIYRRQPENVTDEWETLLDGNQRAENHEFYSLGVLEVSPDNQVLVISEDFLSRRQYDIRFRDLSRGEWLPDVIEKVSSGAEWSADSSTLYYVRKHPQTLLPYQVYRHRLGSDPACDELVYEEQDDTYYVSLSKTTSERYITIYLSSTTSTEVLLIDAAANDAAPQVFIDRRKDHEYWVDHYRGVFYLRSNREGKNFGLYRTNDIGEERLETLIAPREHRVLESFELFRDWLVVEEREKGLTCLRQIHWQTQEEKNITFNDASYVTWLSYNPTPETALLRYGYASMTTPSSLYELNMDTGQQQLLKQAEVKHFTTDNYCSERLWITARDGVDVPVSLVYHREHFKPGQNPILVYGYGAYGSSMEPDFSVSRLSLLDRGFVFALTHIRGGGELGQQWYDDGRLLNKMHTFTDFIDVSQALAEKGYGDRQKMFAMGGSAGGLLMGAVANFAPDLFKGVIAQVPFVDVLTTMLDESIPLTTGEYDEWGDPNDLTYYNYIKQYSPYDGVTAQDYPHMLVTTGLHDSQVQYWEPAKWVAKLREMKTDQHLLLLYTDMDAGHGGKSGRFKHYEDIALEYAFLLMVLETD; this is encoded by the coding sequence ATGACAGCACCGAAAGCAGCAAAAAGACCCTATCCGTTGACTATCCACAATGATACCCGTATCGATAATTACTATTGGCTGCGCGACGACGAGCGGGCCGATCCTGAGGTATTGGATTATTTGCAGCAGGAGAATAGCTACAGCAGTGCGATAATGGCCTCCTACGACGGCCTGAAACAGTCGCTGTATGAAGAAATGGTCGCCCGGATACCCTCGGAGGATATGTCGGTTCCCTACGTTAGAAACGGTTACCGCTATCAGAGTCGCTATGAGCCGGGTAAGGAATATCCTATCTACCGACGCCAGCCCGAAAATGTAACGGATGAATGGGAGACATTGCTGGATGGAAACCAGCGGGCGGAAAATCATGAGTTTTATAGTCTGGGCGTGTTGGAAGTCAGTCCTGATAATCAGGTGTTGGTGATATCGGAAGATTTCCTGTCCCGGCGGCAATACGACATTCGGTTTCGCGATCTTAGCCGCGGCGAGTGGCTGCCGGACGTCATCGAGAAGGTGTCTTCCGGGGCTGAATGGTCGGCGGATTCCAGCACGCTCTATTATGTCCGCAAACATCCGCAAACCTTGTTGCCGTATCAGGTTTATCGCCACCGGTTGGGAAGCGATCCGGCGTGCGATGAACTGGTCTATGAAGAGCAAGATGACACCTATTACGTCAGTCTGAGCAAGACAACGTCGGAACGCTACATCACCATTTACCTCAGTAGTACCACCAGCACGGAAGTTTTGCTGATCGATGCGGCGGCTAATGATGCGGCGCCGCAGGTGTTTATCGACCGGCGTAAGGATCATGAATATTGGGTAGACCATTATCGGGGCGTCTTTTATCTGCGTTCCAACCGGGAGGGGAAAAACTTCGGTCTGTACCGCACCAATGATATTGGGGAAGAGAGACTGGAAACGCTGATCGCGCCGCGGGAACATCGCGTTCTTGAAAGCTTTGAGCTGTTTCGTGACTGGCTGGTGGTGGAAGAAAGAGAGAAGGGGTTAACCTGCCTGCGGCAAATTCACTGGCAAACCCAGGAAGAGAAAAATATTACGTTCAATGACGCCAGCTATGTCACCTGGCTATCCTATAATCCGACGCCGGAAACCGCTTTGTTGCGTTATGGCTATGCCTCCATGACTACGCCAAGTTCACTTTATGAACTGAACATGGATACCGGTCAGCAGCAATTGCTCAAACAGGCTGAAGTAAAGCACTTCACTACGGATAATTATTGTAGTGAACGTTTGTGGATTACCGCTCGGGACGGCGTTGACGTTCCGGTTTCGTTGGTGTACCACCGCGAACATTTCAAGCCGGGCCAAAATCCCATCTTGGTATATGGCTATGGCGCGTATGGCAGCAGTATGGAGCCGGATTTTAGCGTTAGCCGATTAAGCCTGTTGGATAGAGGTTTTGTCTTCGCGCTGACCCATATTCGCGGCGGCGGAGAGCTGGGACAACAGTGGTATGACGACGGACGCTTGTTGAACAAGATGCATACATTTACCGATTTCATTGATGTTTCACAGGCGCTGGCGGAAAAAGGCTATGGCGATCGGCAAAAAATGTTTGCCATGGGCGGCAGTGCCGGCGGGCTATTGATGGGGGCGGTAGCGAATTTCGCGCCTGATTTGTTTAAAGGCGTTATCGCCCAGGTTCCGTTTGTCGATGTTCTGACCACGATGCTGGATGAATCTATTCCCTTAACCACCGGTGAATATGATGAGTGGGGCGATCCTAACGATCTCACCTACTATAACTATATCAAGCAATATAGCCCGTACGATGGAGTAACGGCCCAGGATTATCCGCATATGCTGGTTACCACCGGATTACATGATTCGCAGGTTCAGTATTGGGAACCGGCAAAGTGGGTAGCGAAACTGCGTGAGATGAAAACAGATCAACATCTTTTGCTGTTGTATACCGATATGGATGCCGGGCATGGCGGGAAGTCAGGGCGTTTTAAACATTACGAGGATATTGCGCTGGAGTATGCGTTCTTACTGATGGTGCTTGAAACTGACTGA
- a CDS encoding phage virion morphogenesis protein has translation MTCSGRFRRHSAICNASQTRCAVIREDIDQPIRQQQAPDGTPYAPRKAKPIEGKKGRVKRQMFQKLRTAKYLKAKDAADAASVEFVGRVQRMARVHHYGLRDRPSDDVQYEARQLLGFSKADIKTVDELLIEHLSQ, from the coding sequence ATAACCTGTTCCGGCCGCTTCCGACGCCACAGCGCCATCTGTAATGCATCGCAGACCCGCTGTGCCGTCATCCGCGAGGACATCGACCAACCCATCAGGCAGCAGCAGGCGCCGGACGGCACGCCCTACGCCCCACGCAAAGCGAAGCCGATTGAAGGTAAAAAAGGCCGGGTTAAGCGTCAGATGTTCCAGAAACTGCGCACAGCCAAGTACCTGAAAGCTAAAGACGCAGCGGATGCGGCCAGCGTGGAGTTTGTCGGCCGGGTTCAGCGCATGGCTCGCGTGCATCACTACGGTCTACGCGATCGCCCTAGTGACGATGTGCAATATGAGGCAAGGCAGTTGTTGGGATTTAGTAAAGCAGATATAAAAACGGTTGACGAGCTGCTGATAGAACATCTGAGCCAATAA
- a CDS encoding YebY family protein, producing MMKKLMLSLILVSVSVNAFAAAKLANIGRLQYGDKWAFTREEVQLICRPGKALYALNTATLMQYPLNDAATAQMKAGQVNAQPIDAIWLDDPNNPGQKKSLQPFVERAEQLCDSDS from the coding sequence ATGATGAAGAAATTAATGCTATCCCTCATTCTCGTCTCCGTATCTGTGAATGCTTTTGCCGCAGCAAAATTGGCAAATATAGGCCGTTTACAGTATGGCGATAAGTGGGCCTTCACGCGGGAAGAGGTGCAGCTTATTTGTCGGCCAGGGAAGGCGCTGTATGCTCTGAACACCGCCACATTGATGCAATATCCGCTCAACGATGCCGCTACCGCACAAATGAAAGCAGGACAGGTAAACGCGCAGCCGATAGATGCCATCTGGTTGGATGATCCTAACAACCCCGGACAGAAAAAAAGCTTACAGCCTTTTGTTGAACGGGCTGAACAACTCTGCGATTCCGACAGCTAA
- a CDS encoding O-acetylhomoserine aminocarboxypropyltransferase/cysteine synthase family protein codes for MASLKFETLQLHAGQEPDPTTGARAVPIYQTTSYAFENAQQGADRFALREFGNIYTRIQNPTTDVFEKRIAALEGGVAALAVASGQAAQFIALNNILQAGDNFVSSPSLYGGTWTQFNLSFKRLGVEVRVATDDNAKSFESLINENTKALYLETIGNPRLGFPDFDHFAELAQKYNLPLVVDNTFAAGGYLFRPLEHGAHVVVESATKWIGGHGNSIGGVIVDGGNYPWGNGKFPQFSTPSEAYHGLVYNDVFGPGSELGNIQFIIRARVEGLRDFGPTLSPFNAFLLLQGLETLSLRVERHVDNALELALWLEKHPEVESVNYPGLPSSPAYDIAHKYLKKGFGGVLSVEIRGGKERASRFINSLRLITHLANVGDAKTLIIQPSATTHQQLSDEQQLAAGVTPAGLRFSVGIEHIDDLKADIEQAFNASK; via the coding sequence ATGGCATCCTTAAAATTCGAAACTTTGCAACTTCATGCCGGCCAAGAGCCCGATCCCACTACCGGAGCGCGGGCCGTGCCTATTTATCAGACAACGTCTTATGCTTTCGAGAACGCCCAACAGGGCGCCGATCGGTTTGCACTGCGTGAATTCGGCAATATCTATACCCGGATCCAAAATCCCACCACCGACGTGTTTGAAAAGCGCATCGCCGCGCTGGAAGGCGGCGTAGCCGCATTGGCGGTGGCGTCCGGCCAGGCCGCGCAATTTATTGCGCTGAACAATATCTTGCAGGCCGGCGATAATTTCGTCTCTTCGCCTTCGTTGTACGGCGGCACCTGGACGCAGTTCAATCTATCTTTTAAGCGATTGGGCGTGGAAGTTCGCGTTGCCACAGATGATAACGCCAAAAGTTTTGAAAGCCTGATTAATGAAAACACCAAAGCGCTTTACCTGGAAACCATCGGCAATCCGCGCCTGGGGTTCCCTGATTTCGACCATTTCGCCGAGTTAGCGCAAAAATATAACCTGCCCCTGGTGGTGGATAATACCTTTGCCGCCGGCGGGTATCTCTTTCGCCCCCTTGAGCATGGCGCGCACGTGGTGGTGGAATCCGCGACCAAATGGATCGGCGGCCATGGCAACAGCATCGGCGGCGTGATAGTGGATGGCGGCAACTATCCGTGGGGCAACGGAAAATTCCCGCAATTCTCAACGCCGTCGGAGGCTTACCATGGTCTGGTGTATAACGATGTTTTCGGTCCGGGCAGTGAATTGGGCAACATTCAGTTTATTATCCGCGCCAGGGTCGAAGGCCTGCGTGATTTCGGCCCGACCTTGTCGCCTTTTAACGCCTTTCTTCTATTGCAAGGACTGGAAACGCTCTCTCTGCGGGTAGAGCGGCATGTTGATAACGCGCTGGAACTGGCGCTCTGGCTGGAAAAGCATCCGGAAGTGGAAAGCGTGAACTATCCGGGTTTACCTTCCAGCCCGGCATACGATATCGCCCACAAATACCTGAAAAAAGGGTTTGGCGGCGTACTGTCCGTGGAAATCAGAGGGGGCAAAGAGCGCGCCAGCCGTTTTATCAACAGTCTGCGGCTGATTACCCACCTGGCGAATGTCGGCGACGCAAAGACCTTGATTATCCAGCCTTCGGCCACCACCCATCAGCAATTGAGCGATGAGCAGCAGCTAGCCGCCGGCGTGACGCCGGCCGGGCTGCGGTTCTCGGTAGGCATCGAACATATTGACGACCTGAAGGCGGACATCGAACAGGCGTTCAACGCCAGTAAATAA
- a CDS encoding DNA polymerase III subunit theta yields the protein MGYNLADLSKEEMDKVNVDLAASGVAFKERYNMPVIPEMVEKEQPEHLRSYFRERVGVYRQLSLQFSRLPYEPKSK from the coding sequence ATGGGATATAATTTGGCAGATCTTTCCAAAGAAGAGATGGACAAGGTTAATGTGGATCTGGCCGCGTCAGGCGTCGCCTTCAAAGAACGTTATAACATGCCGGTTATTCCTGAAATGGTAGAAAAGGAACAACCGGAACATCTGCGCAGCTACTTCCGCGAGCGCGTTGGCGTTTACCGCCAGCTCTCTTTGCAGTTCTCTCGTTTGCCTTACGAGCCGAAATCGAAATAG
- the purT gene encoding formate-dependent phosphoribosylglycinamide formyltransferase: MLTIGTALRTDATRVMLLGSGELGKEVAIECQRLGLEVIAVDRYADAPAMQVAHRSHVINMLDGEALKALVEAERPDYIVPEIEALATDMLVKLEQQGHHVVPCAQATLLTMNREGIRRLAAETLGVPTSSYRFADSETRFRQAVAEIGYPCIVKPVMSSSGKGQSLIREPRQLDQAWQYAQQGGRAGGGRVIVEGLVNFDFEITLLTIHAVDGIHFCEPIGHRQEDGDYRESWQPQRMSALAQERAQKIAGDVVKALGGYGLFGVELFVCGDDVIFSEVSPRPHDTGMVTMISQDLSEFALHVRAFLGLPIGAIRQYGAAASAVILPELESRNVRYQGLESALHPYTQIRLFGKPEINGKRRMGVALASASTTDEAVILAKNSASAVKVSG; the protein is encoded by the coding sequence ATGTTAACGATTGGAACTGCCCTGCGTACTGATGCCACTCGCGTGATGTTGCTGGGCTCCGGCGAGTTGGGCAAAGAAGTGGCGATCGAATGCCAGCGCTTAGGCCTTGAGGTTATCGCGGTCGATCGCTATGCCGACGCGCCGGCCATGCAGGTTGCTCATCGAAGCCACGTCATTAACATGTTGGACGGCGAAGCGTTAAAAGCATTGGTTGAAGCCGAACGCCCCGATTATATCGTGCCGGAAATCGAAGCGCTCGCTACCGATATGTTGGTAAAGCTTGAACAACAAGGACATCACGTCGTGCCCTGCGCGCAGGCTACGCTTCTGACTATGAATCGGGAAGGCATTCGCCGCCTGGCCGCCGAAACGCTGGGCGTTCCTACCTCAAGTTACCGTTTTGCCGACAGCGAAACGCGCTTTCGGCAGGCCGTAGCGGAAATCGGTTATCCCTGCATCGTTAAACCGGTGATGAGTTCATCGGGTAAAGGACAAAGCCTGATCCGTGAACCTCGGCAATTAGACCAAGCCTGGCAATACGCCCAGCAGGGAGGTCGTGCCGGCGGCGGTCGCGTTATTGTCGAAGGGCTGGTCAATTTCGATTTTGAAATTACCCTGCTGACGATCCATGCGGTGGATGGCATTCACTTTTGCGAACCGATCGGCCACCGCCAGGAGGACGGCGACTATCGCGAATCCTGGCAACCACAGCGAATGAGCGCGCTGGCGCAAGAACGGGCGCAAAAAATAGCCGGCGATGTGGTCAAGGCGCTGGGCGGTTACGGATTATTCGGCGTTGAGCTGTTTGTCTGCGGCGACGATGTCATTTTCAGCGAAGTTTCGCCGCGCCCGCATGATACCGGCATGGTAACGATGATTTCTCAGGATCTGTCGGAATTCGCACTCCATGTTCGCGCTTTTCTGGGATTGCCAATCGGCGCCATTCGCCAGTACGGCGCAGCCGCTTCGGCCGTGATTCTGCCGGAGTTGGAAAGCCGGAATGTACGCTATCAAGGACTGGAAAGCGCGCTGCATCCCTATACGCAGATCCGTCTGTTCGGTAAACCGGAAATTAACGGTAAACGCCGTATGGGCGTCGCGCTGGCAAGCGCATCAACCACCGATGAGGCCGTCATATTAGCAAAAAACAGCGCATCAGCCGTTAAGGTCAGCGGTTAA
- a CDS encoding YbaK/EbsC family protein, with product MTQSSYEAIKQMTQPHHEKLLDPKQLDAQIPAHVLQHITRLSLKAFIVDSEASDTSVFSERYGYPLETCANTLILKFKKHGAEAYAAAVCTGARRLDINGAVKQLLAAQRISFARMEKSTELTGMVPGGITVFGLPAAWPVLIDNAVLQQPALVMGGGSAR from the coding sequence GTGACGCAAAGTAGCTACGAGGCGATAAAACAAATGACGCAGCCCCATCATGAAAAATTACTCGATCCCAAACAGCTGGATGCGCAGATTCCCGCGCATGTGCTGCAACACATCACCCGTTTATCGCTCAAGGCTTTTATCGTCGACAGTGAGGCATCCGATACAAGCGTGTTCAGCGAACGCTATGGTTATCCATTGGAAACCTGTGCCAACACGCTGATACTGAAATTTAAAAAACACGGCGCTGAAGCCTATGCCGCCGCTGTCTGTACGGGCGCGCGGCGCCTCGACATCAACGGCGCAGTAAAGCAGTTGCTCGCGGCGCAACGCATCTCCTTCGCCCGGATGGAGAAATCCACGGAGCTAACCGGGATGGTTCCCGGCGGGATTACGGTGTTCGGTCTGCCCGCCGCGTGGCCGGTGCTGATTGATAATGCGGTTCTACAGCAACCCGCTCTCGTTATGGGCGGGGGATCCGCGAGGTAA
- a CDS encoding homoserine O-acetyltransferase family protein translates to MTRHHFRSDAPFLLENGSFLRGIDIVFHTYGTLNADKSNVIWICHALTGSSDVAVWWPGLIGSGKCFDPGRWFIVCANVPGSPYGSTSPQSINPSTNKPYLRDFPSITIRDMVFAHSLLADYLGIERIFLLIGGSMGGQQALEWAICEPQRIRQMVILSANAVSSPWAIAFNESQRLALLADKTFDGIDRNGGMAGLKAARSIALLSYRCFDTYLHSQKEHDRHKLDDFLAAAYQRYQGEKFIRRFNAYCYWCLLNALDTHNIGRKRNKPEIVLGKVEARTLIIGIASDHLFPVREQKFLSQHIKGAQFAEIDSLYGHDGFLTETRTLEKQISQFLYGKKNMPEKIRQADNIN, encoded by the coding sequence ATGACGCGCCATCATTTCCGCTCAGACGCCCCCTTTCTCCTGGAAAACGGCTCGTTTCTCCGGGGCATTGATATCGTTTTTCACACTTATGGAACGCTCAATGCGGACAAATCCAATGTGATATGGATTTGCCATGCGCTGACGGGGAGCTCGGATGTGGCAGTCTGGTGGCCCGGCCTGATCGGTTCCGGAAAATGCTTTGATCCCGGCCGCTGGTTCATCGTATGCGCCAATGTGCCTGGTTCGCCTTATGGTTCCACCAGCCCGCAAAGCATCAACCCATCGACCAACAAACCTTACCTGCGTGATTTTCCGTCAATCACCATTCGGGATATGGTCTTCGCGCATAGCCTGCTTGCCGACTATCTGGGCATAGAACGCATTTTTTTACTTATCGGCGGCTCCATGGGGGGACAGCAGGCGCTGGAATGGGCCATCTGCGAGCCCCAACGGATACGGCAGATGGTGATATTATCCGCCAATGCCGTCAGTTCCCCCTGGGCGATAGCCTTCAATGAAAGCCAGCGGCTGGCGCTGCTGGCCGATAAAACCTTTGACGGTATAGATCGTAACGGCGGTATGGCCGGATTGAAGGCGGCCAGAAGTATCGCCCTGTTATCCTATCGCTGTTTTGACACCTACCTTCATAGCCAGAAGGAACACGATAGGCATAAGTTGGATGATTTTCTGGCCGCCGCTTACCAACGCTATCAAGGGGAAAAATTTATCCGGCGTTTCAACGCCTATTGTTACTGGTGCTTGCTTAATGCCCTGGACACCCACAATATCGGCAGAAAGAGAAATAAACCGGAAATCGTGCTGGGGAAAGTAGAGGCAAGAACCCTGATTATCGGGATCGCTTCAGACCATCTTTTCCCCGTTAGAGAACAAAAATTCCTGTCGCAACACATAAAAGGCGCGCAATTTGCTGAAATTGACTCGCTCTACGGACATGACGGGTTTCTAACCGAAACGCGGACGCTGGAAAAACAGATTTCTCAATTCCTGTATGGGAAAAAAAATATGCCGGAAAAAATACGACAAGCGGATAATATTAACTGA
- the ftnA gene encoding non-heme ferritin, which yields MLKKEMINKLNEQLNLEFYSANLYLQMSAWCGDKGFEGASAFLKVHSQEEMEHMQRLFNYLDDTGSMPILGAIAAPPVDFASLADVFKQTYEHEQLITQKINELAHEAITLQDYSTFNFLQWYVAEQHEEEKLFSSILDKLALVNTSEGGLFFIDQDLKKMAASAAGSESA from the coding sequence ATGTTAAAAAAAGAAATGATTAACAAACTGAATGAACAGCTTAATCTAGAGTTCTATTCCGCCAACTTATATTTACAGATGAGTGCCTGGTGTGGTGATAAGGGTTTTGAAGGCGCTTCTGCTTTTCTGAAAGTGCACTCTCAAGAAGAAATGGAACATATGCAGCGACTGTTCAACTATCTGGATGATACCGGCAGCATGCCGATATTAGGCGCCATCGCTGCGCCGCCGGTAGACTTCGCTTCACTGGCTGACGTATTCAAACAGACATATGAACATGAACAGTTGATTACTCAAAAAATTAATGAACTGGCCCATGAAGCCATCACTTTACAGGATTATTCAACGTTCAACTTCCTGCAATGGTATGTGGCGGAGCAGCATGAGGAAGAAAAATTGTTCAGTTCTATCCTGGATAAACTGGCGCTGGTTAATACCAGCGAAGGCGGCCTGTTCTTCATCGATCAAGATCTGAAAAAAATGGCGGCCAGCGCCGCGGGTAGCGAATCAGCCTGA
- a CDS encoding putative T6SS immunity periplasmic lipoprotein, giving the protein MELKLFSFSLIVLLLAGCGHKTAFRVASVTLNNNQPCISVQKESVTKDGRSKLVSVTIYQRDSAGEMRTVWEKNDIKNPTYATLPQQCIPISYDFEPDKEYSVSVVTDISDDTVESKRIWVRNFTLEELKSQENK; this is encoded by the coding sequence ATGGAACTGAAATTATTTTCTTTCAGCTTAATTGTTTTATTATTAGCTGGGTGTGGACATAAAACCGCTTTCCGTGTGGCTTCTGTTACTCTGAATAATAATCAGCCTTGTATTTCCGTTCAGAAAGAATCTGTCACTAAGGATGGTCGTTCAAAACTGGTTAGTGTCACTATTTACCAAAGAGATAGTGCTGGTGAAATGCGTACGGTTTGGGAAAAAAATGATATAAAAAATCCAACTTATGCAACATTACCTCAGCAATGTATTCCAATATCATATGACTTTGAACCGGATAAAGAATATAGCGTCAGTGTAGTAACAGATATTTCTGATGATACAGTGGAGTCCAAGCGTATATGGGTAAGAAATTTTACACTGGAAGAATTGAAATCGCAGGAAAATAAGTAA
- a CDS encoding GNAT family N-acetyltransferase: MISFRAMLSSEFSDYLAYFIPDYAAEISSSYQIPEEDALQQAQREVAISLANGVDTAGQVLLCIVIRDGGAEKTLGYLWYRPDPTARSAYINDFYIFSDYRGRGFGKRTMKCLEDKLSAEGFIQIKLRVAPDNKLATHVYQSTGFQVTGINMNKILQPHSCS; encoded by the coding sequence ATGATTTCATTTAGAGCAATGCTAAGCAGTGAGTTTTCAGATTATTTGGCTTACTTCATTCCCGACTATGCAGCGGAAATATCTTCAAGTTACCAGATCCCCGAAGAAGACGCCTTACAGCAGGCGCAGCGTGAAGTGGCGATAAGTTTGGCGAATGGCGTCGATACCGCCGGACAGGTTTTACTCTGCATCGTCATACGCGACGGCGGAGCGGAAAAAACGCTCGGCTATTTATGGTACCGGCCTGATCCTACCGCCCGCTCGGCTTATATTAACGATTTCTATATTTTCTCGGATTACCGGGGCCGGGGCTTCGGTAAACGCACGATGAAATGCCTGGAAGATAAACTCTCGGCAGAAGGATTTATTCAAATCAAATTACGCGTAGCCCCGGATAATAAACTGGCGACGCATGTTTACCAATCCACCGGTTTTCAGGTGACTGGGATAAATATGAATAAAATACTGCAACCGCACTCTTGCTCCTGA
- a CDS encoding ankyrin repeat domain-containing protein, producing MKLVLSFVVAILFSSAVFAADSNLSDLIWSKKENSEAIQIMNNNPKLINSKNRLGYTPLHLASMVGNKEIVIFLLEKGADVNATDGEGYSPLVRAKANHHQDIVEILIKNGGKELEPQI from the coding sequence ATGAAATTGGTTTTATCATTTGTTGTTGCTATTTTGTTTTCCTCCGCTGTTTTTGCTGCTGATTCAAATTTGAGCGATCTTATTTGGTCAAAGAAAGAAAATAGCGAAGCTATTCAAATAATGAATAACAATCCTAAATTGATTAACTCAAAAAACAGACTTGGTTATACCCCACTGCATTTAGCCAGCATGGTTGGCAATAAAGAGATAGTTATATTTCTTTTAGAGAAAGGCGCTGATGTCAATGCCACTGACGGGGAAGGGTATAGCCCCTTAGTCAGAGCTAAAGCTAATCACCATCAAGATATAGTTGAAATCTTGATCAAGAATGGCGGAAAGGAGTTAGAGCCACAGATTTAG